From the genome of Paludisphaera rhizosphaerae, one region includes:
- a CDS encoding flagellar biosynthetic protein FliQ: MDLNVTIDWTREALRLALMLGGPILAAALVVGLAVNVLQTMTQLNEPVVGLVPRLVAVVVATLVLLPWLAARWIEFTVDLIGSIPDML; this comes from the coding sequence GTGGACCTCAACGTGACGATCGACTGGACCCGCGAGGCTCTCCGGCTGGCCCTGATGCTGGGCGGGCCGATCCTGGCCGCGGCGCTGGTGGTGGGGCTGGCGGTGAACGTTCTTCAAACCATGACCCAGCTTAACGAGCCGGTCGTCGGCCTGGTGCCGCGGTTGGTGGCCGTGGTCGTCGCCACTCTCGTCCTGCTGCCCTGGCTGGCGGCCCGTTGGATCGAGTTCACGGTCGATCTCATCGGCTCCATCCCCGACATGCTCTGA
- a CDS encoding flagellar biosynthetic protein FliR: protein MGDIPIELGWSWATATACVLAGARTAGVCFTAPTLAAPGLDWRYRIVTALALGVWTAPLAATAIGTPSSPYGFGGLIVGEALVGALLGLSASLVVAGARQAGELVAAQAGLTTASLFDPETGEETSALGHLYGLIAIAVFLAMNGPLVVLDSLLRSFEAIPAGSLVFERSVIQQLFGRAAEALQLAVRAAAPPAIALATAGVALGWLGRLAPSVPLMALSLPIRATLGVLLIMASLAALTACLEGGWSAWATGGF from the coding sequence ATGGGCGACATCCCGATCGAGCTGGGCTGGTCGTGGGCGACGGCGACGGCCTGCGTCCTGGCGGGCGCACGGACGGCCGGCGTCTGCTTCACGGCTCCGACCCTGGCCGCCCCCGGGCTCGACTGGCGGTATCGTATCGTGACGGCGCTGGCGCTCGGCGTCTGGACGGCTCCGCTCGCCGCGACTGCGATTGGGACGCCCTCCTCACCCTACGGCTTCGGCGGTCTGATCGTCGGCGAGGCGCTCGTGGGGGCGTTGCTGGGGCTGTCGGCGTCGCTGGTGGTGGCCGGCGCTCGGCAGGCCGGCGAACTGGTTGCGGCCCAGGCCGGCCTGACGACAGCCTCGCTCTTCGACCCTGAGACGGGAGAGGAAACCTCGGCCCTCGGCCACCTTTACGGCCTGATCGCGATCGCCGTCTTCCTAGCGATGAACGGCCCGCTCGTGGTGCTCGACAGTCTGCTCCGGAGCTTTGAGGCGATCCCCGCCGGCTCGCTCGTCTTCGAGCGGAGCGTGATCCAGCAGTTGTTCGGACGCGCGGCCGAGGCGCTTCAACTGGCCGTTCGCGCCGCGGCGCCGCCGGCGATCGCCCTGGCGACGGCCGGCGTGGCGCTCGGATGGCTCGGCCGACTGGCCCCAAGCGTCCCTCTGATGGCCCTGTCGCTCCCCATTCGCGCGACCCTCGGCGTTCTTCTTATTATGGCGAGCTTGGCCGCCTTGACTGCCTGTCTGGAAGGCGGCTGGTCGGCCTGGGCGACCGGCGGATTCTGA
- a CDS encoding flagellar biosynthesis protein FlhA — protein MPPSTSGSNAFWRNASSLVLPLTIVGAVLVFVVPISAEVLDLLLSANLTLAVLVLLTTLAIRTPQEFSAFPTILLTTTLTRLVLNVATTRRILTHGGVMGLDAAGTVVRAFGQFVAGDQVLVGVILFSILVVIQFVVITKGATRISEVAARFMLDGLPGRQMAIDADLHAGIIDQHQAHARRDEVYRQADFFGAMDGAGKFVRGDAVAGVVILLVNIAGGLFIGVVQHGMAPTEAIDVFTRLTIGDGLVSQVPAFLISLAAGLIVTRSSSASDLGRDVVGQLTRNPSVLGVSSAFLALLALTPLPKLPLLTLAGVLGWRAYRLSGQPVEETDEEREAEPQTRPNTRTDAARAEAEPHVRPAAARSPEPARPASDPASDDMQNLLHVDLLELEIGYRLISLADSTRGGNLLERLRTVRQDVARELGLIVPQVRIHDEIGLSAHEYRVKIRGTVVGGGSAYAGRLLAVPPAGLAERPEGREAVEPATGRAAVWIHAEGREVAELAGCKILDAAAYVASHFGEIVRNHADELLTREQVDRLLDRVRSTSPTLANEVVPGLMRPGELQRLLQNLLREQVSVRDLETILETMAVHAGKTKDVESLTELARQSLARQITESHRSEDGRLRVVTLAQDLNARLAAVAAQSEAHPSEALGDETVRNILRAVAQGVAALVDAGLPPIVLTTASARAVLKDLTRADLPRLVVLSQREIPRDTPVEVLGTIVEDPIEEDEADATGQDPISFATTEAFA, from the coding sequence ATGCCCCCCTCGACGTCCGGTAGCAACGCCTTCTGGCGGAATGCTTCGAGCCTGGTGCTGCCGCTGACGATCGTCGGCGCGGTGCTGGTCTTCGTCGTACCCATCTCGGCCGAGGTGCTCGACCTTCTCCTTTCAGCGAACCTCACGCTTGCGGTGCTCGTCCTGCTGACCACGCTGGCGATCCGGACTCCCCAGGAATTCAGCGCGTTCCCGACGATCCTGCTGACGACCACGCTGACGCGGCTCGTCCTGAACGTCGCCACCACCCGGCGAATCCTCACCCACGGCGGAGTGATGGGCCTGGATGCGGCCGGCACGGTGGTCCGGGCGTTCGGCCAGTTCGTCGCCGGCGACCAGGTGCTGGTGGGCGTGATCCTCTTCTCGATCCTCGTCGTCATCCAGTTCGTCGTGATCACGAAGGGCGCCACGCGCATCAGCGAGGTCGCCGCGCGGTTCATGCTCGACGGCCTGCCTGGGCGGCAGATGGCCATCGACGCCGACCTGCACGCCGGGATCATCGACCAGCATCAGGCCCACGCCCGGCGTGACGAGGTCTATCGCCAGGCGGACTTCTTCGGGGCGATGGACGGCGCCGGCAAGTTCGTCCGGGGCGACGCCGTCGCGGGCGTGGTGATCCTGCTGGTGAACATCGCCGGCGGCCTGTTCATCGGCGTCGTCCAGCACGGGATGGCACCGACGGAAGCGATCGACGTCTTCACCCGACTGACGATCGGCGACGGTCTGGTCAGCCAGGTTCCGGCGTTCCTGATCTCGCTGGCGGCGGGCCTGATCGTCACCCGATCGTCCTCGGCCAGCGACCTCGGCCGCGACGTCGTCGGCCAGCTCACCCGAAACCCCAGCGTCCTGGGCGTCTCCTCGGCGTTCCTCGCCCTGCTGGCCCTCACCCCGCTGCCGAAGCTCCCGCTGCTGACGCTCGCTGGCGTCCTGGGCTGGCGGGCCTACCGACTGAGCGGGCAACCGGTCGAGGAGACCGACGAAGAACGCGAGGCTGAGCCTCAGACCCGGCCTAACACACGGACCGACGCAGCCCGAGCCGAAGCCGAGCCCCACGTCCGTCCGGCCGCTGCGAGATCGCCTGAACCGGCCCGTCCCGCGAGCGACCCGGCCTCGGACGACATGCAGAACCTGTTGCACGTGGACCTGTTGGAGTTGGAGATCGGCTACCGGCTGATCAGCCTGGCCGACTCCACTCGCGGCGGCAACCTGCTGGAGCGACTGCGGACCGTTCGGCAAGACGTGGCCCGGGAGCTTGGCCTGATCGTCCCGCAGGTTCGGATTCACGACGAGATCGGCCTCTCGGCCCACGAGTATCGGGTGAAGATTCGCGGCACGGTCGTCGGCGGAGGTTCGGCTTACGCGGGCCGGCTGCTGGCCGTCCCGCCGGCGGGGCTGGCTGAGCGTCCCGAGGGACGCGAGGCCGTCGAGCCTGCCACCGGTCGCGCCGCGGTCTGGATCCACGCCGAAGGCCGCGAGGTCGCCGAACTGGCCGGGTGCAAGATCCTGGACGCCGCCGCCTACGTCGCCTCCCACTTCGGCGAGATCGTCCGCAACCACGCGGATGAGTTGCTGACCCGCGAACAGGTCGACCGTCTGCTGGATCGCGTTCGAAGCACGTCTCCGACGCTCGCCAACGAGGTCGTCCCCGGCCTGATGCGGCCCGGCGAGTTGCAGCGGCTGTTGCAGAACCTCCTGCGAGAGCAGGTGAGCGTTCGCGACCTGGAAACGATCCTGGAGACGATGGCCGTTCACGCGGGGAAGACCAAGGACGTGGAGTCGCTCACGGAACTGGCCCGCCAGAGCCTCGCGCGTCAGATCACCGAGAGCCACCGCTCGGAAGACGGCCGGCTGCGGGTCGTGACGCTGGCCCAGGATCTCAACGCCAGGCTAGCGGCGGTCGCCGCGCAGTCGGAGGCCCATCCCTCGGAAGCGCTGGGGGACGAGACGGTCCGCAACATCCTTCGCGCCGTGGCTCAAGGAGTCGCGGCCCTGGTCGACGCCGGCCTGCCGCCGATCGTGCTGACGACGGCCTCCGCTCGAGCCGTGCTCAAGGACCTGACCCGCGCCGATTTGCCCCGGCTCGTCGTCCTCAGCCAGCGCGAGATTCCCCGCGATACGCCCGTCGAAGTTCTCGGGACGATCGTCGAGGATCCGATCGAAGAGGATGAAGCAGACGCGACCGGCCAGGATCCGATCTCGTTCGCCACTACCGAGGCGTTCGCATGA
- a CDS encoding EscU/YscU/HrcU family type III secretion system export apparatus switch protein, with translation MSEDRTQAASPRRRQMAREQGQAAHSPELTAAVGWLVAVAMLAAFQTSLVGSLVEVVQSPFASPAARLNNAVDLARLVRTAMWGVAMPVGAVVSGFAVGAFAAHQFQTLGLFAPGLIAPDVSRLWRPGRGGGLGAKVERCVWSAAKAVILAGVMIWGVRSRWDVLESLSFLDFPDAVRGGLGALLAPAWTLAAAMLAVGIVDYGLRSSRFEAMLRTTPEEHREDQRTIEGDPRTRASRRRLAKSWREGASELLEGATLVLTGDGGLIVVLAGGPPPRKVFVRTAARGKSAAPLRAAIARANLPTREAPSLARLIVSRPAASSRGAIADPLLIAQIRALWQTA, from the coding sequence ATGTCTGAGGACCGCACCCAAGCCGCGTCGCCGCGTCGCCGCCAAATGGCTCGCGAGCAGGGGCAAGCGGCGCACAGCCCAGAGCTGACGGCGGCCGTCGGTTGGCTCGTCGCTGTGGCGATGCTGGCTGCTTTTCAAACGAGCCTTGTCGGCTCGCTCGTCGAGGTTGTCCAGTCGCCGTTCGCGAGCCCCGCCGCTCGTCTCAATAACGCGGTCGATCTGGCGAGGCTGGTTCGAACGGCGATGTGGGGCGTTGCGATGCCGGTGGGGGCGGTGGTCTCGGGTTTCGCCGTGGGCGCGTTCGCGGCGCATCAGTTTCAGACCCTCGGCCTGTTCGCGCCGGGGCTGATCGCCCCGGACGTTTCGCGGCTTTGGAGGCCCGGGCGGGGCGGGGGATTGGGAGCGAAGGTCGAGCGTTGCGTCTGGTCTGCGGCCAAGGCGGTCATCCTGGCCGGCGTGATGATCTGGGGCGTGCGTTCGCGTTGGGATGTGCTTGAAAGCCTGAGTTTCCTGGACTTTCCTGACGCGGTTCGCGGCGGTCTCGGCGCCTTGCTGGCTCCGGCCTGGACGCTGGCGGCGGCGATGCTCGCGGTCGGGATCGTGGACTATGGGCTTCGCTCCTCGCGGTTCGAGGCCATGCTGCGGACGACGCCCGAGGAACATCGAGAGGACCAGCGGACCATCGAGGGGGATCCCCGGACCCGAGCCTCGCGACGGAGGCTGGCGAAGTCCTGGCGCGAGGGGGCTTCCGAACTCCTCGAAGGGGCGACTCTCGTGCTGACGGGCGACGGGGGACTAATCGTGGTCCTCGCCGGCGGACCGCCGCCGCGCAAGGTATTCGTCCGGACCGCGGCGCGAGGGAAGTCGGCCGCGCCGCTGAGAGCCGCGATCGCGCGGGCGAATCTGCCGACGCGCGAGGCTCCGTCGCTCGCTCGGCTGATCGTTTCGAGGCCGGCCGCATCGTCGCGCGGGGCGATCGCCGATCCGCTGCTGATCGCCCAGATTCGCGCCCTCTGGCAGACCGCCTGA
- a CDS encoding flagellar type III secretion system pore protein FliP, whose product MNGRNAARWFAVILLLTLASPCLAQTQAQPGPQRKAAVTQVNTPVEVPEPSPTPEKAATPTMAADASRTVQQVLMFGAASLIPVALLTITPFVRINIVLILLRQALGSPQVPGNQVLTALSLLLAALVMRPVAEKVYVEAIEPYQAGRVGVAEAWRTGSEPIKTFMVDQIVLTNHQEYLTTLYDRAHPGASFGSKPDAAEDFPIGVVAPAYILSELTTALKIGFMLYLPFLVIDLVVSAVLAAMGLFMLPPTLVSTPAKLIVFVLADGWLLVADMLLASLSA is encoded by the coding sequence ATGAACGGCCGAAACGCCGCGCGATGGTTCGCCGTGATACTGCTCCTGACGCTCGCATCGCCATGCCTCGCCCAGACGCAGGCGCAGCCCGGTCCTCAGCGCAAAGCGGCGGTCACCCAGGTCAACACGCCTGTCGAGGTCCCCGAGCCCTCGCCGACGCCCGAGAAGGCTGCGACGCCGACCATGGCGGCCGACGCGTCGCGGACGGTTCAGCAGGTCTTGATGTTCGGCGCGGCCTCGCTCATCCCGGTGGCGCTGCTGACGATCACGCCGTTCGTGCGGATCAACATCGTGCTGATCCTGCTGCGACAGGCGCTGGGGAGTCCGCAGGTGCCGGGGAACCAGGTGCTCACGGCGCTCTCGCTCTTGCTTGCCGCCCTGGTAATGCGGCCCGTCGCCGAGAAGGTCTACGTCGAGGCGATCGAGCCCTACCAGGCCGGTCGCGTAGGCGTCGCCGAAGCCTGGCGGACCGGGTCGGAACCGATCAAGACGTTCATGGTCGATCAGATCGTCCTGACCAACCATCAGGAATACCTGACGACGCTCTACGACCGGGCGCATCCCGGCGCGTCCTTCGGTTCGAAGCCCGACGCGGCGGAGGACTTCCCGATCGGAGTCGTCGCGCCGGCGTACATCCTCAGCGAGCTGACGACGGCCCTGAAGATCGGCTTCATGCTCTACCTGCCGTTCCTGGTGATCGACCTGGTGGTCTCAGCCGTGCTGGCGGCGATGGGGCTGTTCATGCTGCCGCCGACGCTGGTTTCGACGCCCGCCAAGTTGATCGTCTTCGTCCTGGCCGACGGCTGGCTGCTGGTGGCCGACATGCTGCTCGCCAGCCTTTCGGCCTAG